A single Myxocyprinus asiaticus isolate MX2 ecotype Aquarium Trade chromosome 50, UBuf_Myxa_2, whole genome shotgun sequence DNA region contains:
- the LOC127438837 gene encoding platelet-activating factor receptor-like gives MVNCTVYVTDPILNLQKATSIPTFILGMLGNIYVLLMFCRRPRSEWNYMKIYITNMAIADCVVLVILPIKIHYYNIPWTYPKGVCNFLLSVYYVNIYVSIFTMTAISVVRFVAIKYPMKAREILCCRNALVVCVLIWIVICSFSTFYFVKDSDNDKTMCFQRTKEGLSLLFILLLIMVGFLLPFLIMLFCTIKIIYTLRKQLEIGSRCEKIQCIFIISANLIVFVICFFPIHFGYLFKYMAKDHSCDVQFIAHNFLHGAFCISNMNCGLDSFSYYFATKTSWDMCCMNQTRKEGNECDYTSPPNLKRNS, from the coding sequence ATGGTCAACTGCACAGTTTATGTTACCGACCCGATCCTTAACTTACAAAAAGCCACATCTATTCCCACCTTCATCCTGGGGATGCTGGGGAACATATACGTTTTACTGATGTTCTGCCGCCGTCCCAGATCAGAGTGGAACTACATGAAGATCTACATCACCAATATGGCCATCGCAGACTGTGTTGTGTTGGTGATACTGCCCATCAAGATTCATTACTACAACATCCCATGGACGTATCCAAAGGGAGTGTGcaattttcttttgtctgtttactACGTAAACATTTATGTTAGCATCTTCACCATGACTGCCATAAGTGTTGTGCGTTTTGTGGCCATCAAGTATCCGATGAAGGCGAGAGAGATTCTCTGTTGTAGGAACGCCCTGGTGGTCTGTGTGCTCATATGGATCGTCATTTGCTCTTTCAGCACTTTTTATTTTGTGAAAGACTCTGATAATGACAAAACCATGTGCTTTCAGAGGACAAAGGAAGGGCTGTCATTGCTATTTATTCTGTTGTTGATCATGGTGGGGTTCCTCTTACCCTTTCTAATCATGTTGTTTTGCACCATTAAAATCATCTATACTCTCAGAAAGCAATTAGAAATTGGATCTCGTTGTGAAAAGATCCAATGCATCTTCATCATCTCGGctaatttgattgtttttgtcATATGCTTTTTCCCCATCCACTTTGGATATCTCTTCAAGTACATGGCCAAAGACCACAGCTGCGACGTGCAATTTATTGCACACAACTTTCTGCACGGTGCTTTCTGCATTTCCAATATGAACTGTGGTTTGGACAGTTTTAGTTATTATTTTGCCACAAAAACATCATGGGATATGTGCTGCATGAATCAAACAAGAAAGGAAGGAAATGAATGCGATTATACCTCACCTCCAAACCTCAAACGCAATTCATAG